From the Perca fluviatilis chromosome 11, GENO_Pfluv_1.0, whole genome shotgun sequence genome, the window TATGGCATGGCCTGCAACATAGATGGCACATTTCAACCAGACAACATAAAGTCCACTAATATACCAAAATGATCACTAGCTTTTGCTTTGATAGGTAGGCCTaatgtaaatatacagtatatttgaacTACTCTTAGAGAAACTCATCTATCAAAATCTCCCAGagccaaaataataaaaacaaatcaagcATCTGCTGCCCCCTCTTGGAAAAAGAAGAGATTTTCAGTTAAAAACCACTTGCATCAATGATGTTGGAGCTGAGCTATTAGACACCTCAAAAATCAATATCTGTTTAAGTGTATGCTATaattagaatattttcaccactttaccctgcagacagacagcctAAGTTTAGGTTCTATGCTCTcatcaaagccaccagactccattgacAAAAACTGTGATTTTAACTGGCAGAACACAAGAGTTGCTGGTCTACTGCTGGTCTACTGTTCTAATGGGTAAGGAACttataaaactacaaaaaaatctaaccgaAGAAGGCAGCGGTAGACCTGCAACTCCTGTGTTCTGTGAGGTAAAATCACTGCTTTTGTCAAGGGAAtgtgtaatgtaacaaaataacTGTAGACAATGCAGTCAATGgtattgttaaaggtcccatgacatggtgctctttggatgcttttatatagaccttagtggtcccctaatactgtatctgaagtctctttcccataattcagcattggtgcagaattacagccactagagccagtcccacaatgacctTTCCTtaaaatgtgccatttctgtgtctgtagctattaaggaggagagagggggggcaaggtggagagtgggggtgtggccttgaccaactgccattttgcttgtttgaaagccattatGTCTCTCTTttatgggtgggccaaattctcagGGCGGGCAAAGCAGGGAATTTGCATGACATCCAGCGCGATGTCCATTGACTTCCACTCTCtgtgccgttctcaaactcagtttgcttcgggaaacaacaacaaactttgagctagcaagctaaacgctgaaaatggcaagttttgaagaaaatttggattgtgcaacaaggcaggcctgctttcAAGAaattattgtaaagatttacaaagattATCTTTACAGCATTTAATATCTAACttggacattttgggaccgattggtggtgACTGCTGTGGACGatcacacggcgatacactggttaGAGCACTGCATCCTGCTCTGGAGAGAGGCTCTAATCCATAAACAACTAGCAAAGACTCTTGAGAATGAAGAGCTATCAGAGGACATCAAGGAAAATCTCAAGACCCTGCGCAATGCACTCAATGAAATTCAGGAGGCTCTTCAGAAAGCTCACAAGGATCTTGAGGAGGATGGTGATGTAAAGGAGTTTATCAACAGAGTTTATGAGAAACCTGGCACAGACATGGGGGACTTTTGGGTCTCGTTCCTGGCGATGACTGACCCACTTGTACAATGTCTGGATGCATGTCATGCAAGAAATGGTACAGAAtactgttagaaatcactaaaagagacgtgttcgtttgatttctgaggaggaaggaggctggggtcgaattgaaagttaagcaaaaggtttaataaaacaacacgatgaaaacgacagtcaaaacacaatcaaacataaaacatgaaacactgccagcagcagactgcaaacatgcttcccctgtcgggtcacagttagcagccatgcgacatgacaaaacaatacactgtaaacagcggtcttcaaaatgcttccccttgcggggtcacagattgaagcccCGAATCTTTCTCAGGATCTGAATTatatccctctctctcaggttaaggacacacctctgaactTCAAGTTTACTACAGGTCACAGACAAAAGTCGTTTAACATGGTAGTGCcgattatattcaagtttacagtttgcatttcctttgttctaacccagacttggcaccaggaggttggagactcaaagagacgtttctcttcatatgttaatagttggttttaacctaatctatctgcaagaaacaggaagagagggggagagaaataaccagctgtttttaccttagtagtcattctagattccattcctattttcataacctgactgcagcatacaatttattatttaaaacataaaacataagcatggttttaactttttacaacctaacaatACCTACTGTCAACATATAACATGCTGCCTGGACTGATGGCATACGACAACGATGATTATGGAAGGTGGTTGCAAGACTATTGGGCAATGCTCTTTTCGCTGTCAGAGGAGAAAATGGTATTCTTCAACATTAACTTCACCTAGTCAATGACCGGGCTACCTTACTCCTGTCAGCCACTCGACCTTTGGATAGAAACAACTATGAATCTGAACTCGAAGCTAAAGCAAGGATGGATTCAGCTTCTACAGAATGAGAAGCAACTGTTCTCAACaacaagaaatgcaaacaacgtTGCAAGGGTGAAGTCTACTGTGAAGCAGAGCCTCAAGTGCCAGCGCCGCCATAGGAAGCATGTTGAATGCCAGCCAGCAAGGATGAAGAAGGATGAGCAGGCAGTTCAGGACCTGCTGGCATGCATGAAGGATTTTGAAGCTGAGCCCTTTAACATCTCTTCACCTACACTGAGGTCGCTACAGTCTGGCCTGGTCGCCTAACCAGAGTTAGTGCATGACCTAAAGACTGCACTTCCAGTTCCAGATGGCCAAACTCAGGTTGAATCCTTCCTGCAAGAGCGAGTGTTCACAAAGATCAAGCCTCTCACAACCAACCATCCACAGGAATAAGAGTAGTAGCAGTGAAGTAAAGTATTATGTACTATTATGTATAGTCATTATGTTTGTTGGGCTCAATCACAAGCCCCTATCACTGTTGGGTAAGTGTTATTGACAAAAGCAAGGTTGTGCATACAGTTGCTACACCTTTGCTCTTTCCAAgcaaacatcaaacaaacatcaatacGCTTTGGCAAGATGAGGAACGGATAAAACATGAATGCGAGTGTGTGTATGCaagagacatacacagacagtcCCATATTGGAGGAAGCagctaaataataattaattacagACTTGACGTCAGGACCCCACTCTGACTATATTAATAATGTTCAGGGACAgcctgtcagacacacacagctactgtTGTCCTGtagtcttgtttttgttttttttagcagaaACCGTTCTTATCAAATCTCCTTCAACTGACGAGTTAATATCAAGATGGGGAACACGCATTGCCCTCCTGAGGACGCAGCCCACCTGGCCTCTATTGCTCGAGACATCTGCCCTTTCCCAAACTACAACCCCAATCCTCTTTTCTTCAACATGCTGTCCATCAACTCTTCACTTCACCTGAGGAACCACTACACAGCAGTGCAGTCCTCCCTGACCCCCAAGCAGCTGGAGGACTTCACCCAGGGCCTGAGGACCACTTTTGGCAGGGAGGGCAATGTCACTCTTGGCGGGGTGGGGGTAGTGGCCCTGTCCCTGGCAGTACTGTTTGACACTCTTGCCAGACAGGTCAGGGGAGAGTGGGTGTCCGAATCAGGGCCCATTCCAGGTTTATTTGTCAAAAACCTGAGAGGGTACTACCCAGCGCATGTCTACACAGCCAGTGAGTACCTGAAGCTGGTACCCCACATTGCAAACAACCCTACCAGGATGATAGAGGAGTCAGAGAGGTAGGTACTGTAATGTGTATTACATGTGCCCTAAAAACAGTTTGCCACTATTGAATGTGTGTACTATAAGTCAGcttgtttgattttattttctgtttgtctcaCCAAGGTACCTCAAGCAGTTAGTAATCGATCACCAATCTTGGTGGAACAAGTTGGTAGAAAACCACACAATGCCGATAACAGATGACACCACAGTAGTCAATGTGATGATGGGACAACTTTTTGCAGTCAGTTTATCCCTTCACCTAGGCCGCATCACAAATTCTACGGGTAATCTGTCGGACCACAATGACAAACAACTCCGTAGAGATGCTATTATCTGGAATCTCAACTGTGACCTAGAGGCTGCTGACAAAGAATTTTtggttaaagtaaaaaaatctgACAAACGCACCCAAGAAGCTTTTGAAAGCTGCACGCCAAAGAGTGGATATGTACCACAGACATGGCTGCAGTATGTAGCCAAGCTAGTATTGGCAGATGtcctgttcctccctctctataCTGGATATACAACTGATGATTCAGCAATTGCTCACAGAGAAGATTTTGATCTAAAGGCCGATGCACTCGTAAAATGGGTAGAGTAAGAGTAGTTCACTGGCCAATTTCCCATAAAATAATCCTATATTAGTCCCACAGCAGGGGAATTTACAGCtagaaagaaaagtaaaagataaaagatagtatagtagtaatataaaagaaatcaatcaatcaatcaatcaaaatcaaGACAAGATATATAAAGTGGAACATGAAACTGTTGGAATACATAAAGCTAGATTAGCCATTGATAAAATGTGCATAGTCATAATGCAGGGATAACCAGGCAATATATAGGACAAAAGAGTCAGAATGTGATCAGTCATATAGTTTCAATGTTATCTGATGTAGTGTTCTTTTTTCCTACTTGTTAATCTGCTTGTTAGTTTGAACTGTAAACCATCTTGTGTTTaaacctatttatttattttttttaagattttttttggggcattttaggcctttatttgacaggacagctgaagacatgaaaggggagagagaggggggagtgacatgcagcaaagggccgcaggtcggagtcgaacccgtgaccgctgcgtcgaggagtaaacctctatatgtgggcgcccgctctaccaactatCCTGACGTCCAACCAAcactatttttaaatgtgtcatGATATTGACATTTGAATCTGTGTCCCTCTATTCTTGttgataatataaaaaaattagaaaTGTCAGGAGAAACAAATAatggaaatatatattttggttCCAATTTTTCTTCAGTTTGAAAAAGTTTAAACTtaaatagtctcgctttgccagtcCCTCCTCCActgcgctgcggaggagggtctggctagtccacacaacattccaagatgggagaaaaacatgctctgatttattggcaaATTACAATCATCATGGACGGTGCTAAGCGTCGGACAGCgccacggtgctgctgcaaaatagccccaggaaggaacttgttttggtggaacatgtgtatgttcaaaagttgttttaatcgtgcaacagaaaactcagagtggacagatagtctagctagctgtctggatttaccctgcagagatctgaggaacagttaaccatagtcctcatgaattgaccgaagtttaaaattacaacacaaagaaagcggaagataACGCACATCtggctgaaaagagtgaaatccgtaATCCATACACATGCAATAATGTATAAAGGATAACTTTTACAGGGAGATAGGCCTACATGCTGTAACTATTTCTTTACTTGCAGAAGTAAGTCTTGAATTGTtgtgaggttgccaggcaaccagcaggGACTGTGCACAGAAATGCTGGGAGGATTAAAAACTGTTCTTCATGAAGAAATAGTTATACTATGTAACTCACTCATGTAAAACcacaggtgatgtgaactgtttagctcaggtgactgttggaaatgcagactgtagttagaattttgcacatgtggcttcagttgtgaccactgtcgtttagcaattgaaaaaaactgttataCCAACTCAGTCACAGGTGAGTTAGGGGAATCTTTCATGTGCCTTCCAGTAATTTGTCCTGAAGTCACAATAAAAGTAAACGGTCATTATGTTTGTTGGGCTCGATCACAAGCCCTTTTCACTGTTGGGTAAGCGTTATTGACAACACCAAGTTGTGCATTCAGTTGCTACATCTTTGCTCTTTCCTGGCAAACATTATGTTGCACATTATGCATCTGGGTTGATATCTAAGTTACCTTCCACATTTGAAAGTAATACATgacataaaataaagaaatacaattatttCATATAATACATGTAATATAAAGTTAAGAGTGTGTTCTATCTCTGTATTAAACATGGAAACTACTGTactgcatgtttgtgtatggTGAAATGTTTCTATTTTTAGTTTAAGCACACATTTTGAACatgtatcaattttttttttttttttttttttttgcaactttcagcCAGTTAGTCAATGTGTCAATGTTCACGTCAATATGCTTTGGCAAGATAAGGAACAGAGACATgcacagacagtgtgtgtgtgtgtgtgtgtgtgtgtgtgtgtgtgtgtgtgtatgctctctctctctctctctctctctctctgcttcctcTACTCCAACATAATCTGTTTTAACTGTCCATCAGCACAAGGAAtactttattttactgtaaattatCATTGAGGCACAAAGGCAAGGCAAATTGAatagaaatatataaaacaatgaaaataacagCTAACAAAAATGGGAATGAAACATGTGTGCAACAAGCCCCAGCATAAGCCATGCAAAGTCTGCTCAGGCTGAAGTGGAGGTAATGTAACATGAGTGAAATGAtaataaataccgtatatgtacATGACAGTCACATGTAGGTTTATGGCATGGCCTGCAGCATAGATGGCACATTTCAACCAGACAACATAAAGTCCACTAATTTACCAAAATGATCACTAGCGTTTGCTTTTATAGGTGGGCCTaatgtaaatatacagtatatttgaacTACTCTTAGAGAAACTCATCTATCAAAATCTCCcagagccaaaataaaaaaaaaatcctcacaaGTGAGAACatgacataaaataaataaatactgtaaataaaataatttttgtgTATGGTGGAATATTTCTATTTTCAGTTTAAGCACACATTTTGAACATgtatcaatattcttttttttttttaactttcagcCAGTGAGTCAATGTGTCAATGTTCATGTCAATATGCTTTGGCAAGATAAGGAACAGATAAAACATTAATGCAAGAGACATGAACAGACTAAGCAgctaaataattattaattacagACTTGATGTCAGGACCCCACTCTGACTATATTAATCatgttcagacacacacaggtactgTTGTCTTTTTGTATATATCTTTAGCAGAAACCGTTCTTatcaaatctccatcaactgacAAGTTAACATCAACTCTTCACTTCACCTGAGGAACCACTACACGGCAGTGCAGTCCTCCCTGACCCCCAAGCAGCTGGAGGACTTCACCCAGGGCCTGAGGACCACTTTCAGAAGGGAGGGCAATGTCACTCTTGGCGGGGTGGGGGTAGTGGCCCTGTCCCTGGCTGTGCTGTTTGACACTCTTGCCAGACAGGTCAGGCAATCTTTAAAATAGAATCATTTCCCCAAAAAATCCCAATTCATCCCAATTTAATTTTGAACTCCACATTTTATTACACCATTACATATGAGTTTCTATACATTACATTCTCAGCATGAAACGGCATTGTAGCATGCAACAGCTGTAGTAAATGAGACATTTTAGCATTTAATCAGATGTTGAATTAGAATTACATTGTCAGATGGCCACAAATAGAACTCCAGTTGTATGTTCAAGTTGCTCAGTGTCtgttggatgtgtaaataggtaCAGTAACTTTTTGGCATTTTGGAGACTTTTTGCCCCCCTGGTGGCAAAAAATCACCTATTCCAGCTTTAAGTAAGAGTATGGAAGTAGCAGTTACTATCGAGATAGCGTACTAATTGCTGGCCCatttcaaaattttaaatcattgatgcattttaatgttttagctGGTCCAAGCCTTTAATtgtctgagcccactagatggcacttTCAGTATAAAGACAAAAAACTAAAGGAAAGGCATTTCAGTGTGCTTATCCTTTTTTGAGCAGAGATCGCCCTCTAGTGGAAAATGGTTTACGAAGCTTCAtgaggcttcatttggccatcacttggtattatttatttatttaaccatgGGCATGGGCAACAAGCAGTACATACATGTAGCTGATGCTCTTACAGGAACAACTGTCAGAAAGTACAATGTAGTTCTGTGATCACaataaataatcaaaaactaaacaataaaatgtatcaTTAGCTATAGCTTTTAAAAAGACTTATATTAGCATTCATTAGGAACCAGGCAGGTTTGCACAAGCCAACCACTGCCTTAATGGCACCAAGCTCAAGTACACCtatgtattaataaaaaagtaaaaaagtgtttcagttttttgctactttatacttttttcaattacattttagaggcaaataaattattttactccactacatacaTTTACTTGACAGTTGTGACTTTGCAGGTTAGGGTTTTTCAAGCCTGGTTTGAGtaagagagacggcattcatcccacttgggacggagccgctctcataacaaaaaatctgaccgagtctattatctgtcataaaccatgacaaccaaaGTTttatattagtaatcagaggtgcagttcAATGCgctcctctgtgcttccgttggagcagtcgcccactcatagtctaaaaACCACAgtgtctgtcccccgactcagatcgtttaaatcaaaggtaaacaaaagaggggctatacttaacaacctaattggaattaaaacaaccactgcaatgatagaacagaACAGGAAATTAGATtcggactattaaatattagatctctgtcttctaaagcaatattggtaaacaatttgatatcagataatcaaattgatctattctgtcttactgaaacctggctggtgtgatatatatatatatatatatatatatatatatatatatatatatatatatatatatatacacatacatacatacatacatacatatatatatatacatatatatatatatatatatatatatatatatatatagtacaggccaaaagtttggacacaccttctcattcaatgcgtttcctttttattttcatgactatttacattgtagattctcactgaaggcatcaaaactatgaatgaacacatatggaattatgtacttaacaaaaaagtgtgaaataactgaaaacatgtcttatattttagattcttcaaagtacccaccctttgcttttttattaataagggaaaaaattccactaattaaccctaacaaagcacacctgtgaagtgaaaaccatttcaggtgactacctcatgaagctcattgagagaacaccaagggtttgcagtgctatcaaaaaaagcaaagggtggctactttgaagaatctaaaatataagacatgttttcagttatttcacacttcacGCAAGGTTTcacgggtagaaggttgtgaaaacatgggttacgggttgcctggaacgcagcactAGTTTACATTGTGCAAGTTTAACTCACCATGAAGAACCTGGATATTTTTTCCCACCTCTGGATCCCAACCACTGTGCATACAGTCCTAATGGATTGAATGCATTCTCGATTGATTTAAAACGTTTACAATAATACAagttgaaatgaaaacaaaatgtgtaaatgaataaatgtaactgcttttgtaaaatattaaatgtttttggaaTTGTAGTTGCTGATTGTGTTAACCCTGGAGGGGGAATTTGggcactaatacacacacacacacacacacacacacacacacacacacacacacagtggggcAGTTGTCAGTTGCCTCGGCCCAGTTTAAACGGGTGAAGCTTTGTCAATGACCGTATCGCTTCTGTGAGGATTAATGCAGCCTGAAGGTGGAGTAAAAATTGTGAAGGTTTGTGGCGGGTGGCAGAGTAATCCTTTGAGCTCTCggggaggcagacagacagagagggatggTAATGTCGAAATCTTTGCTCTCGGATTTGGTGCATTTTTTGAGAAACTGATGGGCTGAAAGACATTTTCCCCAATAAAGGGACGTTTGGTGAAGACTATTTAATGGCAATATTTGAGACGGAGCTACTCATCCTCAGGGAACAGAAATGGTGCACAAACTTCTGCTGGCCATCGGTAAGTTAACTGCTGTAAACATGTTGTTTGGAGACGCATCACATTTcgtgcctttaaaaaaaaaaaataggtagcCGTTTTGTAGTTGTTCCTTTTTtgtaaataacaataatatttaatctcttctcttctcttagcTTTAGCAGCAAGCCTCATCTCACCTGATCTGTCAGGTGCCACAGCAACCAAAACAAAAGCTCAAGGTATGATTTCACATCTTGAGTCACTGTTCATTCTTTACCTTTTTAAGATTTGGGGTATGTTCTGCTATAGTTCATCTGTATCAAACCATGCTAAAAAGTAATATGGagtacttttttcaaaatacataaTTTAGATTTTGCAGGGGGGAGGGGGCAATCAAAATTTAAAAACCAAGAAAAGCTGTACTGTGGTTCAGATTAGCACTAAAACAGTTGTAATTTATGGATTCATTTGACCGACAGAAATTAATCAGcattgattttaaaaatataaaactaaacAAGTAATTAGTAGACTTCACCTAGACTGGGAAATTGTGATaagcatttttcactattttctgaaatTCTATAGACTTAACAAGTGACTGATTAATGAATTAATCAAATATGAAAATAATGTGTGATATTGTCTCACACAAAGTGATATTATTCAGTAACACATCCAATCAAATCAGATCAAACCCTAACATTCAGTGTAGAGTGTCCGTTAGGCATATCCAGAGAATAACACTGGGTAGACTGCAGAATGTTCATCACAATCACAGACTACCTACCA encodes:
- the LOC120567859 gene encoding uncharacterized protein LOC120567859; protein product: MGNTHCPPEDAAHLASIARDICPFPNYNPNPLFFNMLSINSSLHLRNHYTAVQSSLTPKQLEDFTQGLRTTFGREGNVTLGGVGVVALSLAVLFDTLARQVRGEWVSESGPIPGLFVKNLRGYYPAHVYTASEYLKLVPHIANNPTRMIEESERYLKQLVIDHQSWWNKLVENHTMPITDDTTVVNVMMGQLFAVSLSLHLGRITNSTGNLSDHNDKQLRRDAIIWNLNCDLEAADKEFLVKVKKSDKRTQEAFESCTPKSGYVPQTWLQYVAKLVLADVLFLPLYTGYTTDDSAIAHREDFDLKADALVKWVE